One stretch of Cytophagia bacterium CHB2 DNA includes these proteins:
- a CDS encoding DUF962 domain-containing protein: MPEQFKTFKEFWPFYLGEHAAPANRWLHFIGTSLALVQIIYALVTQQFWFLLTALLTGYGFAWIGHFLLEKNRPATFTYPLFSFLGDWRMWALMLTGGLQNELEKSGLQNKKS; the protein is encoded by the coding sequence ATGCCCGAACAATTTAAAACCTTCAAAGAATTCTGGCCGTTCTATCTCGGCGAGCATGCCGCGCCGGCCAATCGCTGGCTGCATTTCATCGGAACGTCGCTGGCTTTGGTGCAAATCATCTATGCCCTTGTCACGCAGCAATTTTGGTTTTTGCTCACGGCGCTGTTGACCGGTTATGGTTTCGCGTGGATCGGGCATTTCTTGTTGGAGAAAAATCGACCCGCAACCTTCACGTATCCGCTTTTTTCGTTTCTCGGCGATTGGAGAATGTGGGCATTGATGCTCACCGGCGGCTTACAAAATGAACTGGAGAAATCGGGCTTGCAAAATAAGAAAAGCTGA